The DNA region ACGTAATCTGCACGTTATCCATCTGTTTAAAAATGGTAACTGCCTGGTTTAACATATCAAAAATATTGATCTGCTCAATGCGGGTATCCGGCATCTTGGCAAACGCCGAAAACTCCGACGCTATCGACGACAGGCTTTCAATCTGCTCCACAAATGACTTGCTGAAACGTTCAAATTTTTGATCAAACCTGGGATCTTTGTCCTTCCATGATTTATCAAGCAGTTGTAAGCCCAGTTTTAGCGGCGTTAGCGGGTTTTTAATTTCATGAGCCACCTGCTTGGCCATTTCGCGCCAGGCGCTTTCGCGTTCGGATTGTGCCAGCCGCTGGGCACTGTTTTCCAGGGCCGATATCATTTTGTTATACTCCTTAACCAATGCGCCGATCTCGTCATCGCGCGACCATTTGATATGTTCGTTCTTTTTACCGTAGATGGTTTTGCTGAGGCTTTGTTGTATAAAGTTTAACGGCGCGGTTATCTGTCTTGCTATAATGATGGCAAATAAGCCTATTGCTATAAAAACAATGGCGTAAACGTTTATCATCACATTAAGCAATGAGCTTATGCGCTCGCGGTAGTCGGTTTCATTACTAAAATAAGGCAACTGGATATAGGCAACCGTTTTGTTTGATGCAGTAAGTGTTACCGGGGCATAGGCCGCTTTATAGCTCAGTTCGCCAATTTTTTCGTCATTTACAAACTCGGTTTTTTGCAATTTGCTCAAAAAGATGAATGCACGGGCGTTCATCCGTTTTGCCACGAGGCCGTTTTCATAAATTTTAGGCTGAGTGGTTAGCAAGGGAACCCCATTGGTATCAAACAAAGTAAGGTCGGTTGCGTAGGTATTGGCCAGCTCATTAAAATGAACCTGGCTCTCCTCATTGAGATGCTCAACGTACTGGGTAAAAAGGCCGTTTTCAAATGCCGATGCTATACGGGTTATTTTATCCCTGATCATTTTTTCCTGCTGGGTATAGTACTGGTTACTGATGGATAAAAAAGTAATAAAGCCAACAAGTACCAGGGTAACCACTACGGCCAGTATCATCGAGATCTGGATGCGGGTTTTATACAATACCTTATCAAAATTTATCCTGAAGTTTATCTTCAGCCCGTCTTCGGCTATATTAAAGATCTTAATGCGGGCCCATGACCATTTTAAAGTGATGATAACCGCGCTGAATATCAGTATGACCACTAAAAAGAAGGTAAGCGAAGTAACCGCATAGTAAAGTGAGTTTTCTTCCCTGCTAACAACAATCAGGTTTCTTTCGCTGGGCCTGTATATCAGGTGATTGTATGTTGTAAAGCTTTCGTACCAGGCAGTGCTGTGGTTTTGAGTGGTTTTTTCGGTGTATTTTTTCAGGTCGCCTTTAAACTCCCTGTTATCGAGCGAGTAAACATAGGTACCGCGCTGGCTCAGCAATTTGTTATCGCTATAAAAGGCGTATGAATAATCTTTAAAGTCATTTTCAGGGCTTATGTTGCCGTCGATCAATAATTCGGGGAAAGCACCTGATAATTGCAGCGGTTTTGATTTAAGCTCAATTACAATAGTGCCCAATTGCTTATTACTGGTATTTACAGGCAGTATGGCAAAGTAATTCTGGTATCCAAACGATTCATTTTCGCGGTAAAAATAGTCGGACACCTTAAATGAACTATATAGCACGAGGTCTTTAAACACACTCAGCGAGTAGTTTTTATCTGCCGAGGTAGGTTCATCATTGGCATCAAATTCATGAACTTTAAACTCGTACTTTGACAGGTAGCCATCAAAATAAAGTTTTTGGAAACGGGTTTTAAGATAATCGCCGTTGTGCAGGCCGTTAGTAAAATAGCGTACTATGGCAGTATCCGTTATAATTTGATTTTCTATCCTTTTAAAAATATAATCGGCCGTAGCATCATCCGGGATCTCCAGTTTTTGCACCAGGGCTTTCCGGGTTTCGTGCTCTTTCAGATCTTCAAAATGATTAAGCTTAATGGCCGCTATCAGGGCGCAAACAAACACGATACCCAAAAATGAAGTGGCAAAAAGCTGTTCTTTATAATAAATAAAACTATATGCCCTTATCAGTACCAACAGTGCCCACAATATGTAAAACAGCGTAAATTCATGAAAATAGGTAAACACGATGGTTGCTATGATAATTCCGGACAAAAACAGGAATAACTGGTGCGTTCGGGGTACGTTAAGCTTCAGACATATAGTTAAAATGATTTCATTGAGCAGGTAAAATATCAAAAAGCTAAAGCACAGCATTAATACCCCCAATATGCTGAACCCCGTTAAGCTGAGCACATTGTTTACATCAAAATTGATTTTTGAGTTGATAACCAGGCCATGAAACAAACGCAATAATGATGTTGACGCCCCAATAAGCGTTAAAATAGCAATAACCACGATAACATAGCCGGCAGTTTTGTTTTGTACATTGGTTAAAAACCTGCGGCGCTGCCTGTACACATAGGCTACAAGCCAAAAAATGACCAGGATATTGATACAAAAATCGCCCAGCGAAGGATAAACCAGGCTTGAGCCATAAAATACCGGATTGAAAATGCTAAGCTTATAAGTAAAATCGGGCAGGTTATAATGCAGGTTAACAAACCTGAA from Mucilaginibacter sp. SJ includes:
- a CDS encoding ATP-binding protein translates to MLALLGLSLLLTAVIVQKTYTPVNSLVQSARILEDNLHNKEAFINKQLNGTDRFKKMMNLRNNEQDAINAIENFTTQNNIWFITLTNNKLSFWSGIKVLPDSTNTIKDGYSFIKQPNGYYETFRKTEGNFSVIFFIPVKINYAFQNKYLQNKFARDLLDDDNIDIADFTDVNVYEVHSSDNDYLFSVKLKNNDANNDFVYYELSFWILTAITLCVLMHNICNYVASKGYVVLSIIFLALYIVLFRFVNLHYNLPDFTYKLSIFNPVFYGSSLVYPSLGDFCINILVIFWLVAYVYRQRRRFLTNVQNKTAGYVIVVIAILTLIGASTSLLRLFHGLVINSKINFDVNNVLSLTGFSILGVLMLCFSFLIFYLLNEIILTICLKLNVPRTHQLFLFLSGIIIATIVFTYFHEFTLFYILWALLVLIRAYSFIYYKEQLFATSFLGIVFVCALIAAIKLNHFEDLKEHETRKALVQKLEIPDDATADYIFKRIENQIITDTAIVRYFTNGLHNGDYLKTRFQKLYFDGYLSKYEFKVHEFDANDEPTSADKNYSLSVFKDLVLYSSFKVSDYFYRENESFGYQNYFAILPVNTSNKQLGTIVIELKSKPLQLSGAFPELLIDGNISPENDFKDYSYAFYSDNKLLSQRGTYVYSLDNREFKGDLKKYTEKTTQNHSTAWYESFTTYNHLIYRPSERNLIVVSREENSLYYAVTSLTFFLVVILIFSAVIITLKWSWARIKIFNIAEDGLKINFRINFDKVLYKTRIQISMILAVVVTLVLVGFITFLSISNQYYTQQEKMIRDKITRIASAFENGLFTQYVEHLNEESQVHFNELANTYATDLTLFDTNGVPLLTTQPKIYENGLVAKRMNARAFIFLSKLQKTEFVNDEKIGELSYKAAYAPVTLTASNKTVAYIQLPYFSNETDYRERISSLLNVMINVYAIVFIAIGLFAIIIARQITAPLNFIQQSLSKTIYGKKNEHIKWSRDDEIGALVKEYNKMISALENSAQRLAQSERESAWREMAKQVAHEIKNPLTPLKLGLQLLDKSWKDKDPRFDQKFERFSKSFVEQIESLSSIASEFSAFAKMPDTRIEQINIFDMLNQAVTIFKQMDNVQITYLQPENSFIINADRDQLLRCFNNLLKNAIEATPQDRKCIIDINYLVTSKNILLTIKDNGNGIPEEMREKIFEPNFTTKSSGTGLGLAFIKNSIENANGKIWFETTMGTGTTFYLSLPAA